The DNA window TTTTCTTGTAATCTTAgaatttattattgattgacGTCCACTTTACGTGGGCTAATCATATATGCGAATAAGTCATTAATTTTGTCTTACGTGAAAATCCTACAAATTCTGCAAGACATTCCTCTCTCTCGCTCTTCTTATTCATGTATATCCTATTCATCTTTCAAATATTCCTGAGGAAGAGCCCTTACTAATATTATTCTAGGAGATTTATCAGCTACGATCCAGTTCAGATGCCCCTTTTCATAGTCCCACTGAATAGAAGCGTAGTAATGCGTTATGGACAGCAACTTGACTTcaagatgaatgaaaaaatgtccATTTATTATTTGACTTAATTCAATCTTTCACCAGATCCTTTTCGTAGCTGTctgctatatatatatatatatatatatatatatatatatatatatatatatatatatatatatatatatatatcgttgctataaataaataaatgtatatacacatacatataatatattgcttctgaataaatgaatatgaaaaataattcataaatAGTGGGtattaaacaaatgaataatatataaatgcatatatatatatatatatatatatatatatatatgctgtATGTCGTCATAGTTGCACTCCATTTCGACCTACAAAGAAGTTGACGTGGCTTTCATCACAAACTGAACACCTAAAGATATCTCTAAGTGTTTTCAACTGGGTGAACACACGCATCTGTCGCAATACACTCTTCTTCCCCCCCTCCCTCCCTGCTCCTTAGGCGCACTGGGTTAGAAACACTTGACTTCGGCCATATTCATATACATAGTGATCGCTCAGAAAAGTTCCAtgacaaagatttttttggaaaaccaGAGCTAAGTATTATTGTCGCCATGTATACGCCAGAAGGGGCAATCAAGCGTCGACAAATTGCATTGGGGAGAAACAAAACTTCTACTTTTAAACATTTGTTTGCTTAACATTGTCGTTCTGTACCGTTCAGAATACATGATGACAATAAACCATTAATGCCTATTTCATCAAATCCCATAATATTTTTTACCACCTCCTTTGCGCTATTTTGTACACAGGTACTGAAATGCCTCCAAATTGAAACGAGTAATTATACTTGGCTGTTTAGAGGCCACCCAAGAGATGAACCTTTTCAACAACAcaagtatgtatgtataccCCTTATAAGCTTTTGTTTGTAATTAAAGTAAGTGAGGTGATCTCATGTAAGTTTAAAGAGATTGGAAaagaggttctttttttcgtccgAACGCGAATTGTGTTAGGCCTGCGTTTTGATCGGATAAGTCtggtttcaaagaaaaaaaaacacaaatttcaaCTAATATGTCAATTTAAGTAGGTTACTTATGACGAGCCAAACCCAATACCCCAGGAACGTGAAACTTCTTTTAACTACATATATTAGGGCCACATCATTTAAGTTAAGCTCTCATCTCTCTTTACCTCTCGTGTTCTTTCGCTTGGACGAAATCCTAACGAGAAAACAGCAAATCCTGAAGAGGCTGACTGAATAAGAACAACAGTAACCTCAACGACTCGAAGTCGAGACCTCAGATGTCAGTCCCCATGTGCCCAGACATTACCTAATACGCGGTAATCTTTAGTCCTTAAATCCGCTAGTCCTTTTATAAACACTGCTGCTAATGGTCCTAAAAATATTAGCCAGAAACTTTGGGAGGTTTCTACACAGtgctttttttagaatatttgtctatttatttctttatttatctcAGTTTGTGTCCGTAAGAGTACAGGATGTGTATGGAAACTGTGTTTTATAAGGAGTGAACCACTATTGTGTTCTCCAATTGTTACCCATCTTTCTGGAATCAAAGGCTCTGATTTGTTCAATGGACGCACAAAAGAAGATGAGCAAGTCTTTAGAAGAATAAACCGAGAGTTATTGTAATCCTGaagcttatttattattcaattttattcatttcgtGACAAAATCATAGATGTCATATCGTGGAAAAGTTGATAAATCATGTTGAGAAGACAAAGATAAATAGAAACGACTAACAgcaatgtttaaaaaatatgattcCTTGAGAATGATTCAAAGAACCGTAAAAGGCAGTTTCTCTCACCGTCAACAACCATGGAATTAATCAATCATTTCCAGTCATTCAGCGTCATTGGAATTTCCTCTTCGCGTTGGGCAAAATGATCATAAGCCATTCACAAATCAAATAAGGGTCACATCATTTGTCAAATACGTGATAACCTCTGCAATTCGACCATTTTTTGGGAGTGTAAAGTTCAAGAAACGTTCAAAGTTCCTTTTCCGGTACGATCATCTTCAgcgtttgagttttttttaataacagAAGAAATTGCATTCACAGAATTGAGCAATgagaaaacaatattttcacATAAAACTTGAACGTGTGGCTCTTGTCCACCGTGTCACGAACCTTTAAAAAGCCGATTTACCATGATCAGGGGCATTCACGTCCCATTTACGTTAGCGCAAGCAGGCATTCACATCACAATTGCGTTCACATCGTGTTGCGTACATACAGCACCAATATAGAAGACTAAGCTAATTTTGCTACTTGAAAAAACTCATGCAGTGCttttataaaaatgaattcgaTGCTTGCTGGTTTGGTGTCCGCTCCATAAAAGCAGTGGATCAGATTGCCTTCTGCAGAATTCCTACATTTTTATTCCTACCAATCCGTCGCCGTCTGAAGAAGATAGTAACACAGTGaaaatcaccttcttcttcGCAACCTTCTTGACttgaacgtttttttaaaactccgTTTCTTGAACTTGAGTTATTCAACTTAAAAACTTTGTTGCCGAATCTGCTAAATTCCTCAATTCCCAGGGAACGATAATTTTTCTCTAGGAAGACGTCTtttgaaatgacaaaaatgggaaataaaCTTCGGACGATGCGTGCCGAGCGGATACGCCCAAGCTAAAGGTGTCCTATCCATGGTGAATAAAGGTGCCTTATccatgttcatttctttccctGATCATAGATTGTGGATAGTGGTAAAACACCGTTTATTTTcaattacaataaaaaaaaactgaacttaAAAATTTTAGCTTTCCACATCTTGAGaattaaaattctaaaaaagtgGTTCGTGAactttctttcattattttccttgTTTCGAAACGCTTAAAGTTTTGTTTAGAATTTATATTTGAACACTgagtagaatttgttatttgttaaatCCCCTCCCCACCTCTCCTTTGATCTCTTTGTTTGGTAATTGTTACCTGTAGGGAATAAGACTTTTAGACTGTGTTAAGATTACTGAGCAGCAGGATCTCCAGgcaaaagagaatttttaatgtttgCATGGCTTATCTTGCGCAATTCACAGCTTCTCTCATCAAATTACTCGGAGTACTCGGCATTCCAACACCTTTCTCTTCCTGGCAAATTCTGCAAGCATTTCATGAcaccatgaaaaaaagaccgtTCTGAAGCTGTCTACAGTTCTGTGCCGCGTAGAATCGAGATCGGATGTAAGCAGTTTAAGGTCGTGgcctttggtttttttaacgGTAAGACTTAACAGAGATGTAGATTTCCTATTCTGGTAAGACTTTGTCAGGGAGGTGGACTGCAGAGACTTCGTTTTAAGAGCAGTGAGAGCAATACTATCGATGCATAAGACTTACTACTACTTTAAATAAGGgataaattatttcaaattacaGTTTCAGATTAGACAATTATAGTGGATGTCAGAAAAAACAGGCATTGAACTTAGACTTAGGCCAAcaatattcttcttcttctccgttGTGAACGAAAATTCATGAGCAAATTTTCTTAGCTGACTTCAGGAAGAAGCTGTTGAACTATCATTGTTTTTCACGTGCTTTGCGATACGAAACGATAAAGCGCTGTTTAGAACAGAGTGTGGAAATCATTTCAAGGATTATGTTAAAAATATGTAGATGACAAACGATCACATAAATTATGGTATTAACAGTACTGCAGATTGCAATGCGAATGAATACCTACGGAAACTATATCAAATCCAGCCTTAGTACGTCTTTCTTCcgggtttttttgttttcatttccctgaattcttcttcactacatttcGCGTGAATTCACTTATCCTTTCCAGttattttatcctttcttcctttgtcATCTCTTCAGTAGCGGAAAAATTCCTTGTTCTATTTGTTATTGTCTTTCCGAGGTTAAACAGTTACATGCACAACTACATAGCTTAAAAAGCAGTTGAGCAGAAATAAATGACATCAGTATTTAACATACGCACATTTCTGTTCATCCAAGATTTGCGTTTATTCTCGTAGCCTGAAGCAGTCTCGATCCTATTCGCATCCCAATTCTGTGGATTTCTCAGaaataagtcaaaaaaaatccaacgcATTTTTTGCTACGGTAATTTTTCGTGTTCCCGCCATAAAAGAAACTTCCCGTTCCTCGCAGCAACTTCATTGTTTTCTCAATGTTCTTCgtagagaaatttgaaaacttcaaattatctttttattaCCGAAAGGATTAccggaatatttttttcttggcggTGAAGGTCACCAATTAAATGTTAAACAGTACGATACTATGCTGCGGCAAGCTCGCATGATTTTTTTGGTATTATTTTGTAGGGGATGATCTACTGATGTGCTGTACTTTAATAAACTCTTCCTTCCATATCCTTATCCTTATTTCCGTAGAAAAGTAGACAAGAGATTGCCGACTGTTTTGACGAGTTCTTCCGAATTGATCGCTGATCGGCATTCACATTCCAGTACTACCCGTAAGTACTTTGGTGTCGATCGACGATTAGAGGTCCGCGGCGGCCGCGGAGTGAGCGCTTATGTTATCGGTGCTACGTTAACTTAGTCGAAGTTATTTACTGCTCAGCTTCCAGGCATTTCAGGTATTCGCCGACGCCAAGTGGTGATAATATTAGTCCACATTTGATAACACACACAGCACACCAATCATACGTGCTTTATAAACCCATTTCTGCGATAGAAACGCGCTGACCTGACAACTCACTGACAAGCAGTTCGTCTCCGACAACAATGAAACAGCTCATATTTGCGCTACTGCTAGTGCTGACCGTACTGTTAGCAGTACAAAGCGCCCCATTGGATGgttcgtttatttttcagtaatttttcagtgaattattattttttcctattctacCTAATCTCATCGAATTTCCTTTGATACCTAAGTTTCAGATATCCGACCAAGAAGAGATCTGAAGGAACTCGAACGtataatgaaagaaatggtTGAAAGTCATGGGTTCGCCAACAATCCAGCATTTCGACCTGGGCGATGATGTCATAATGATGTCACGACATCAAACAAGTGTCAAAATCTGTTCATCGCAATGAAATTTCGGCCAGCATAATCCACAGAGCGTCTCGATCTCGCCAATCATGGGTCCGTTAGATCGTaatatttcctatttattacatttctaCGCCAAATAAAAGCTGTGAGTGTACGTTTTGATTTGTACATGTATGCACATATGATCCGGTTCACCTCATATTAAGCGATTGAGTCACGTGTGACACGAAAATATGTGTGATCAGGTCAGCAATGTTTATTCAGTCGAAATCCTTAAAAGCATGCGGAGTGTTCTCGAACAAACATTACTTCTTGTTATTTTCGATAGAGACAAATAAGAATGGTActgataatagtaatattccATAGGTTTTGAGTCCTTATGCTTGAACATGACAGTGTAGTTTGCCCTTGGTCAAATACatacatttcgaaaaaaaaaaaagaacgtgtttggtattttcctttttggttCGCTTTCTTCCGAGATGCTCTAATCGATACAGTGACTTCGTATCAACCGTAACGTAAATTTCGACTCATTCTCGAAAACCAGAGCAAACACGACATTTGTTTCTTCACACACTTTTAAGTTACCACATTTTATTCACAAATTATTAATTACGAAAGAGCGGCATTCACGCTGCAATAAtcacataaaaattttgaggtgaatttttctttataaatttCGCAATCTGCTCACCAAATTatcattttcataaaaaaaacatttcctaaATCATCGTCAATTTGAAAGGAACTTTAGCCCATACTATCTTTTCTTACATCCGTAAATGTGTGGTTCACTCcaaataaataactttttcacttcatctctGAAGGCTATCTTACgtgaaaaataaggaattatTAATGAAAATGGAATGTGAACACCACTTTGAAACTTGTCTGAGATCAACGGGCAGCCTATCCGTTTTATGCTGCTTATTTTCAACAATATTTATGGTCGCTTAGCACAGTTTCCGTATTTCCTCGAGGGACCATTGGAACGGCAGTTAGTTAACGCTTTCAACAGCTGCCATTCGGTGATACCTGTCAGAATTTCATGACTTTCGTTCAGTGTTTGCATTTAATGTTTGGAATGCTTAAAACTCTCAACAACGAGTAAAGTGCGAGCCAAAGTTGTTCAGATTcaaaagaattaattaattcatgcTCCTATTTCCTGCACGTTGAATGTTTATTCATGTTGGAAGCGTCTTAGAACTGAATTCCGGTCAAAATGGCCTCTTCTTCGAATCCTATTTGTTTGTCCGTGGACTTTCGAAATAGTGAATACTGTACGATCGATTAAATTATTCATTCAGCCATgaacgagaaaaataaaatcggtTAATTTTAGGCACTCGAGTAAAATAAACTATTGAAAGTTAGATTTCACATAGCTGCGAAGAGTAAGTGATCACGGGTGTAGTGTGAGGATAGTAATTTGGTGAGTAACTATAATATACTCGGTTTTCATCGCTGgttcgttagttttttttttcgtcctgcTTTTtgtacttctctttttttttattgttttttgttttttgcataACATAGAGTCTTCAAAGTGACAATGCGAGTTGCGAGTTCCCTGctccttcaaaaataaaaatttaagattATAACAGATTCTAAAATCAGTTGTGAATTTCCTTGAACTAAAGCAGTAGTGGTTGGAAAGGTGTTAAACTCTCACAAACACTGCTATTTGAAACAATGCTGTTGAAACAAGTAGGAGTGTAgtggaaaattctagaaaaaagggAGTTCTACTACTTCTAGTTCCAGTTGTTTATTACCTCCAACGTCCAATAAGGAAGCACATTGGGGGCGGGGCATTCAAGTGATTCCTCACACAAAAGCTAGAAATCTACTTAGATCTGGaaggaaaacggaaaaatcCTGAACAACTCAATGTTCTTGAGGAAATCAGAGAAGATTTCAACTACACCAAATCAATGAAGGAGGTTTTTCGCATAACTGTTATATTCTGCTTCAGGTTTTCAATTCTTATACAGAGGTTGAAGCATTCGCACCAAAGAGGACAggattcataatgatgaaattcgcaaaaacagaacaaaaggTGATTTAGCgaagaggaaaataaagaaaactagaaagaAACCTCAGAagactcacaaaaaaaagtaaataaataatgaaaacaaagcaaaattaTAGCAAGACAAGAGTTTCATCGATTTATGTATGAGGGTAGAAAAGGTTCCTACTCACAATTCTTCTTCACAAACATTTCCCACAGATATCCTCgctcaaaaaagaacaaattatgTTGGCTGTTCACATATTAGACttaaagttcgaccttcttccTTGTATTTCTCCACAGTTATTTCTCTTCTGGATAATTTAAGCTCACGAGTTACTCAAAAGAGGGAAAGAATTTTGATAGATAGAGGATTTCGATACTTAAAATTTATCCAAAATAATTTTGGAACCTTTACTTCTGCAACAGATCATTTACTgtacctagttttttttttttcaaattctggtACTAGCTTCCTATTTCACGAATAATTACTTGAATTTTCGTTAATTGATTTGTCTTTTTATCCACTGAAGAAAACTGATTGCTACTACTACATACTTGTGCTAAAACATAAGGAGTAACTT is part of the Necator americanus strain Aroian chromosome V, whole genome shotgun sequence genome and encodes:
- a CDS encoding hypothetical protein (NECATOR_CHRV.G19942.T1); the encoded protein is MKQLIFALLLVLTVLLAVQSAPLDDIRPRRDLKELERIMKEMVESHGIIHRASRSRQSWVFNSYTEVEAFAPKRTGFIMMKFAKTEQKESPIKCRAGRNFLEELHEYKFQLQSGISAKEKKIGHKIESSI